Proteins from a genomic interval of Gemmatimonas sp.:
- a CDS encoding 5'-nucleotidase C-terminal domain-containing protein yields the protein MGRPLSWLHAVLLPGGGLAALAALMIEPLAAQRAPRRVELTIAATTDVHGRLRGWDYYAGGADPAHSLAAAATIVDSARRANPDGVVLVEGGDILQGNPLLYVAARVRPTPVHPVIAAMNVMRYDAAVLGNHEFNYGVPLLQKAIAQAGFPFVAANVLDAQGKPWVAPYTMVTRRGVRVAIIGGTTPGSMVWDRENLKAAGLTVTDIVPAVRQRVQEARRAKADVVLVLLHSGLNEPASYDTVATGLPSENVAARIPREIDGIDVVVYGHSHRELVDSTINGALVMQPRNWAGSVGLGTLTLERRQGRWSVVARTGRAVRVAGHREHPDVLAAARSTHEATVAWVNEPVGRTTVAWRADSARVTDAPITDLVNEVMRRTTGAELSATAAFSLEAALDTGAITQAELSRLYPYDNTLRAVRITGAQLRDFLEHAARYYRTVGADGRAAGGILDPSVPGYNFDVVSGADYTIDLRRPVGQRITRLQVRGREVLPTDSFTMALNNYRQGGGGGFSMLAGAPLVYDRDLDIRQLVIDEVRRAGTLDPAAYAQRNWTLEPASAREQAYAEQRPGRAAGQSGRGTAGAAAAGGLAGAPVGSPMVRVIAMSDFHAALRPQFDQGNASTGGAVALSAAIRRAQRECQPPICQHVVIDAGDLFSGSPASDWYGGRPTVDVLNRLDVAAGALGNHEFDFGQDTLRARMRDLRHAILGANVRGPDGERPAWLRADTIVTRGTVRIGIVGAAGTHTPNTASRRKVGLLTFLDPVPVFVERTRALRAAGAQVVVAVIHDGGRCERDRPTDCSGAGIDIGRRLGEMGADRPDVYVMGHAHVNITLDFNGMPAVEPTSSGRGIVVVDVPVGGGRARAEVRPVRGDEVAEAAPEVDSIVRVAEERVRPRLQQHVATLAEPMLRAGAQNPVGNMLADAVRAAAGSDVGMWNNGGVRADMAAGPLNYGDIHYVTPFGNLVARVRLRGRTLLQLLEATVDRGRPDAHVSGVTVEYDPARPRGARVVRARDAAGRPIDPDRIYTVAMNDFMVENDFSGSLAGAIATEFLTVRDIDAVRAFLSQQPQPVRGDRTERVRPITSGSN from the coding sequence ATGGGACGTCCATTGTCTTGGCTTCATGCCGTACTGCTCCCCGGCGGGGGGCTGGCCGCGCTGGCCGCGTTGATGATCGAGCCGCTGGCGGCGCAACGGGCCCCGCGCCGCGTCGAACTCACGATTGCCGCCACCACCGACGTGCACGGGCGATTGCGCGGGTGGGATTACTACGCGGGGGGCGCCGACCCGGCGCACTCCCTGGCGGCGGCCGCCACCATTGTCGACTCCGCCCGGCGGGCCAATCCCGACGGCGTCGTGCTCGTGGAAGGGGGCGACATCCTGCAGGGCAACCCGCTGCTCTACGTGGCGGCGCGCGTTCGCCCCACGCCGGTGCACCCCGTCATCGCCGCCATGAACGTCATGCGCTACGATGCCGCCGTGCTGGGGAACCACGAGTTCAACTACGGCGTGCCACTGCTGCAGAAGGCGATCGCGCAGGCGGGCTTTCCGTTCGTGGCGGCCAATGTACTGGATGCGCAGGGTAAACCCTGGGTGGCCCCGTATACCATGGTCACGCGACGCGGCGTGCGGGTGGCCATCATCGGGGGCACGACCCCTGGCTCCATGGTGTGGGATCGCGAGAATCTCAAGGCCGCGGGGCTGACGGTCACCGATATCGTGCCGGCGGTGCGCCAGCGTGTGCAGGAGGCGCGGCGCGCGAAGGCCGATGTCGTGCTCGTGCTGCTGCACTCCGGGTTGAACGAACCGGCAAGCTACGACACGGTCGCCACGGGGCTCCCGTCCGAAAACGTGGCGGCACGCATTCCACGGGAAATCGACGGCATCGACGTCGTGGTCTACGGGCACTCGCACCGCGAGCTGGTGGATTCCACCATCAACGGGGCGCTCGTCATGCAGCCCCGCAACTGGGCGGGGTCGGTGGGGCTGGGCACGCTCACCCTCGAGCGACGCCAGGGCCGCTGGAGCGTGGTGGCGCGTACCGGGCGCGCCGTGCGGGTGGCGGGGCATCGCGAGCACCCCGACGTGCTGGCGGCGGCGCGCAGCACCCACGAGGCCACCGTGGCGTGGGTCAACGAGCCGGTGGGGCGTACGACCGTGGCGTGGCGCGCCGACAGCGCGCGCGTCACCGACGCCCCCATCACGGACCTCGTCAACGAGGTCATGCGACGCACCACCGGCGCCGAACTGTCGGCCACGGCCGCATTTTCCCTGGAGGCGGCGCTCGATACGGGCGCCATCACCCAGGCCGAGCTGTCGCGGCTGTATCCCTACGACAATACGCTGCGCGCCGTACGCATCACCGGCGCGCAGCTCCGGGACTTCCTCGAACATGCGGCGCGATACTATCGCACCGTGGGGGCCGATGGCCGGGCCGCCGGGGGGATCCTCGATCCCTCGGTGCCGGGCTACAACTTCGATGTCGTGAGTGGCGCGGACTACACGATCGACCTGCGTCGCCCCGTTGGCCAGCGCATCACCCGTCTGCAGGTACGCGGGCGCGAGGTGCTCCCCACCGACAGCTTCACGATGGCGCTCAACAATTACCGGCAGGGGGGCGGCGGTGGGTTCTCCATGTTGGCCGGCGCGCCGCTGGTGTACGACCGTGACCTCGACATCCGGCAGCTGGTCATCGATGAGGTGCGCCGGGCCGGCACGCTCGATCCCGCCGCCTACGCGCAGCGAAACTGGACGCTGGAACCGGCGTCGGCCCGCGAGCAGGCCTACGCCGAGCAGCGGCCGGGGCGCGCGGCCGGCCAGTCGGGGCGCGGCACAGCAGGCGCTGCGGCTGCCGGCGGGCTCGCCGGCGCGCCGGTTGGTTCGCCGATGGTGCGGGTGATCGCCATGAGCGATTTTCACGCGGCCTTGCGTCCGCAGTTCGATCAGGGCAACGCCTCCACAGGGGGCGCCGTGGCGCTGTCCGCGGCCATTCGCCGCGCGCAGCGCGAATGCCAGCCCCCCATTTGCCAGCATGTGGTGATCGATGCCGGCGACCTGTTCAGTGGCTCGCCGGCCTCCGACTGGTACGGCGGTCGGCCAACCGTCGACGTGCTGAACCGCCTCGATGTGGCCGCCGGTGCGCTGGGCAATCATGAATTCGATTTCGGTCAGGACACCCTGCGCGCGCGCATGCGCGATCTGCGCCACGCCATTCTGGGCGCCAATGTTCGCGGCCCCGACGGCGAGCGCCCCGCCTGGCTGCGTGCCGACACGATCGTCACGCGGGGCACGGTGCGAATCGGCATTGTGGGGGCCGCCGGCACGCACACCCCCAACACCGCCAGCCGGCGCAAGGTGGGGCTGCTCACCTTCCTCGACCCGGTCCCCGTGTTTGTCGAGCGCACCCGCGCGTTGCGCGCGGCGGGGGCGCAGGTCGTGGTGGCGGTCATTCACGACGGCGGCCGCTGTGAACGCGATCGCCCCACCGACTGCAGCGGTGCCGGCATCGATATCGGCCGGCGCCTGGGCGAGATGGGGGCGGATCGCCCGGACGTGTACGTCATGGGACACGCCCACGTGAACATCACGCTCGATTTCAACGGCATGCCCGCCGTCGAACCCACATCGAGTGGCCGTGGCATCGTCGTGGTCGACGTTCCCGTGGGTGGCGGTCGGGCACGAGCCGAGGTGCGCCCGGTGCGCGGTGACGAGGTGGCCGAGGCTGCACCGGAGGTCGACTCCATTGTGCGCGTGGCCGAGGAGCGCGTGCGCCCCCGATTGCAGCAGCACGTGGCCACGCTGGCCGAGCCCATGCTGCGGGCCGGTGCGCAAAACCCGGTCGGGAACATGCTTGCCGACGCCGTCCGCGCCGCCGCCGGGAGTGACGTGGGCATGTGGAACAATGGCGGTGTGCGGGCCGACATGGCCGCCGGCCCACTGAACTACGGCGATATCCACTACGTGACGCCGTTCGGCAATCTCGTGGCACGCGTACGCCTGCGCGGGCGTACGCTGCTGCAGCTGCTCGAAGCAACGGTGGATCGCGGTCGGCCGGACGCACACGTGAGCGGAGTGACCGTCGAATACGATCCGGCCCGTCCACGCGGGGCGCGGGTCGTGCGCGCGCGTGACGCGGCAGGGCGTCCCATCGATCCCGATCGGATCTACACGGTCGCGATGAACGATTTCATGGTGGAAAACGACTTCAGCGGGTCACTCGCCGGAGCAATCGCCACCGAGTTTCTCACGGTGCGCGACATCGACGCCGTACGCGCCTTCCTCTCGCAACAGCCGCAACCGGTGCGGGGCGACCGGACCGAGCGGGTGCGTCCCATCACTTCAGGGAGCAATTGA
- a CDS encoding purine-nucleoside phosphorylase, with protein sequence MTPAMRATGGPDAQAAAAFIRGRVEGDWAAPVAGIVLGSGLGGLAQRLEQALPIPFSHIPGFPAATVAGHAGQVLLGRLAGRPVVMLAGRFHMYEGHPASLAAFPVRVLHALGASVYIASNAAGGVRRTFAPGDLMLVADHINLMFRNPLIGPTEPGDERFPDMSDPYDPALRALMREAASAVGVSLQDGVYCGLLGPTYETPAEVRMLERLGADAVGMSTVPEVIMARAIGMRVVAVSCITNKAAGLSVERLSHAEVMEAGKAAGGQFEALITEFVRRLP encoded by the coding sequence ATGACGCCCGCCATGCGCGCGACGGGGGGCCCGGACGCGCAGGCCGCGGCGGCGTTCATTCGTGGGCGGGTCGAGGGCGACTGGGCGGCCCCCGTGGCCGGCATCGTGCTGGGGTCAGGTCTCGGGGGGTTGGCGCAGCGGCTCGAGCAGGCGCTCCCCATCCCGTTCTCCCATATCCCCGGCTTCCCGGCAGCCACGGTAGCCGGTCATGCGGGGCAAGTGCTGCTGGGACGTCTCGCGGGCAGGCCGGTCGTCATGTTGGCGGGGCGTTTCCACATGTACGAGGGGCACCCGGCCTCTCTCGCGGCGTTCCCGGTGCGTGTGCTGCACGCGCTGGGCGCGTCGGTGTACATCGCGTCGAATGCGGCCGGCGGGGTGCGCCGTACCTTCGCACCGGGCGATCTGATGCTCGTTGCCGATCACATCAACCTGATGTTCCGCAATCCCCTCATCGGGCCCACCGAGCCGGGTGACGAGCGCTTTCCCGACATGTCCGATCCGTACGATCCGGCGCTGCGTGCGCTCATGCGTGAGGCAGCCTCGGCGGTCGGTGTTTCCCTGCAGGACGGGGTGTACTGCGGGCTGCTGGGACCGACCTACGAGACGCCGGCCGAGGTGCGCATGCTCGAGCGCCTTGGCGCCGATGCCGTGGGAATGTCCACGGTACCCGAGGTCATCATGGCGCGGGCCATCGGCATGCGCGTCGTGGCCGTCTCGTGCATCACCAACAAGGCCGCGGGACTATCGGTCGAACGACTCAGTCACGCCGAGGTGATGGAGGCGGGGAAGGCCGCCGGCGGCCAGTTCGAGGCCCTGATCACCGAGTTCGTACGGCGACTCCCATAA
- the add gene encoding adenosine deaminase translates to MSTTRNPDFVARVRAMPKAELHCHLDGSLRPATLRELSAARGLVLPHQHDAALARWMRVDDAHDLAEYLARFETTLAVMQTADELRRIARERIADAAADGVRYVEVRFCPALHTREGLAIDAVMDAVLAGLQAGEAQTGVVARLIVCALRSLPWPHSMEMAELAVAYQRRGVVAFDLAGGELGNPARAHAPAFEYVRHNNLAVTVHAGEGDSAASIHEAVHQCGANRIGHGTRLRENAALEAYVVDRRIPLEVCPTSNVQTRVVNAFAEHPIERYRQLGALVTVNTDNTLMSGVSLTDEFVACAVHLDWSHETLAQVALQAFDAGFLPYTERLALRASAERDLARMASPWPALFLPAGHQADGAA, encoded by the coding sequence ATGAGCACCACGCGCAATCCTGATTTCGTCGCCCGCGTTCGCGCGATGCCGAAGGCCGAGCTGCACTGCCATCTCGACGGCTCCCTGCGGCCAGCCACGCTACGCGAACTCTCGGCCGCGCGCGGCCTCGTGCTGCCGCATCAGCACGACGCGGCGCTGGCCCGCTGGATGCGCGTCGACGACGCGCACGACCTGGCGGAGTACCTGGCCCGGTTCGAGACCACCCTGGCGGTCATGCAGACGGCCGACGAGCTCCGGCGCATTGCGCGGGAGCGCATCGCCGATGCCGCGGCCGACGGCGTCCGCTACGTGGAGGTGCGGTTCTGCCCCGCGCTGCACACGCGCGAAGGCCTTGCGATTGATGCGGTCATGGACGCGGTGCTGGCTGGACTGCAGGCAGGAGAGGCGCAAACGGGCGTCGTTGCACGGCTCATCGTGTGCGCGCTGCGCAGCCTGCCGTGGCCCCACAGCATGGAGATGGCGGAACTCGCCGTGGCCTACCAGCGCCGCGGGGTGGTGGCCTTCGATCTGGCGGGGGGGGAACTCGGCAACCCCGCCCGGGCGCATGCCCCTGCCTTCGAGTACGTGCGCCACAACAACCTGGCCGTCACGGTGCATGCCGGTGAGGGGGACAGCGCCGCGTCCATCCACGAGGCGGTGCACCAGTGTGGAGCCAACCGCATTGGCCACGGCACGCGGCTGCGCGAAAACGCGGCGCTCGAGGCCTACGTGGTCGACCGACGCATCCCGCTCGAGGTGTGCCCCACGAGCAACGTGCAGACGCGGGTCGTGAACGCCTTCGCCGAGCACCCCATCGAACGCTATCGCCAGCTGGGAGCGCTCGTCACGGTGAACACCGACAACACCCTGATGAGCGGGGTGTCGCTCACCGACGAGTTCGTGGCTTGCGCCGTGCACCTCGATTGGAGCCACGAGACACTGGCGCAGGTGGCGCTTCAGGCCTTCGATGCCGGCTTTCTGCCGTACACGGAGCGCCTGGCGCTGCGGGCCAGCGCCGAACGCGATCTCGCGCGCATGGCATCGCCCTGGCCGGCGCTGTTTCTGCCGGCCGGCCATCAGGCGGATGGTGCCGCATGA
- a CDS encoding A24 family peptidase, whose translation MQGSPPFAPAVADSAALGGLFSAPALALFPLTELLLVLLPVFVVGACLGSFLNVCIARWPLELSVVRPRSRCPRCERQIRWFENIPVLSWLLLRGKCGGCALPISVQYPLIEVIVGLVWVAAVYHVGVTLEAVRVATFATLLLGIAVTDAKHYLIPDGFTVSGLLLMLLFAFANFFVGESSHFVSPWPAILGACVGAGAITIIGWLAEVIMKREAMGFGDTTLMAVVGAAVGAERSLLTIVAGAFVGAVTFLLIVGPIVKLRASRRGEEFAFPDVPFGVFLAPGAMLTLLWGDALIRWYIERAFSA comes from the coding sequence ATGCAAGGATCGCCCCCGTTCGCCCCCGCCGTTGCTGATTCGGCCGCCCTCGGCGGTCTCTTCAGCGCCCCCGCGCTCGCGCTGTTCCCACTCACGGAGCTGCTGCTGGTGCTGCTCCCGGTCTTCGTGGTGGGGGCCTGCCTCGGGTCGTTCCTCAACGTGTGCATTGCGCGCTGGCCGCTCGAACTGAGCGTGGTGCGTCCGCGGTCGCGGTGCCCGCGCTGCGAACGGCAGATCCGCTGGTTCGAGAACATCCCCGTACTCAGCTGGCTGCTCCTGCGCGGCAAATGTGGCGGCTGTGCGTTGCCCATCTCCGTCCAGTACCCGCTGATCGAAGTGATCGTGGGGCTGGTGTGGGTGGCGGCGGTGTACCACGTCGGGGTCACGCTCGAAGCCGTGCGGGTGGCCACCTTCGCCACGCTGCTCCTGGGGATCGCCGTCACCGACGCCAAGCATTACCTCATCCCCGACGGGTTCACCGTCTCGGGGCTGCTGCTCATGCTGCTCTTCGCCTTCGCCAACTTCTTCGTGGGCGAGTCCTCGCACTTCGTCTCGCCCTGGCCGGCAATCCTTGGCGCCTGTGTCGGTGCCGGCGCCATCACGATCATCGGGTGGCTGGCCGAGGTGATCATGAAGCGCGAGGCCATGGGGTTCGGGGACACGACCCTCATGGCGGTGGTGGGGGCGGCCGTGGGCGCCGAACGCTCGCTGCTCACCATCGTCGCGGGCGCCTTCGTGGGGGCCGTCACGTTCCTGCTGATCGTGGGACCCATCGTGAAGCTGCGCGCGAGTCGACGCGGTGAGGAATTCGCTTTCCCTGACGTCCCCTTTGGCGTCTTCCTTGCGCCCGGTGCAATGCTCACCTTGCTTTGGGGTGATGCGCTGATCCGCTGGTACATCGAGCGCGCATTCTCTGCCTGA
- the udk gene encoding uridine kinase, with protein MLEISLVDEPVTPLMKPLIIGIAGGTGSGKSTVARKVAEALPDASVAFLEMDAYYRDFRHLTLHQLHHVNWDHPDAFDVELLSTHLEALARGEAVDMPVYEFATHSRSSRTRRIEPADVVVIDGILLLSDPNIRAQCDVKVFVDADPDIRLIRRIRRDTAVRGRTLESVLDQYLTTVQPMHLQFVEPSKRYADVIVPRGGSNTVAIEMIVAKIQRRLHTRAQSRVPRADAEPADAGTF; from the coding sequence ATGCTAGAGATATCCCTCGTGGACGAACCGGTTACTCCGCTCATGAAACCGCTCATCATCGGCATCGCGGGCGGTACCGGCTCGGGGAAATCGACGGTGGCTCGCAAGGTGGCAGAAGCCCTGCCCGACGCCTCCGTCGCCTTCCTGGAGATGGACGCGTACTACCGGGATTTCCGGCACCTGACGCTGCACCAGCTGCATCACGTCAACTGGGATCACCCCGATGCCTTCGACGTGGAGTTGCTCTCGACCCACCTCGAGGCGCTCGCCCGCGGCGAAGCGGTGGACATGCCGGTGTACGAGTTTGCCACGCACTCCCGCAGCAGTCGCACCCGGCGCATCGAGCCGGCGGACGTCGTCGTGATCGACGGCATCCTGCTTCTGTCGGACCCCAACATCCGGGCGCAGTGCGATGTGAAGGTGTTCGTCGACGCCGATCCGGATATCCGCCTCATTCGCCGCATCCGACGCGATACGGCCGTGCGCGGACGCACGCTCGAATCGGTGCTCGACCAGTATCTCACGACCGTGCAGCCGATGCATCTGCAGTTCGTCGAACCCAGCAAGCGGTACGCCGACGTCATCGTCCCACGGGGAGGGAGCAATACGGTCGCGATCGAGATGATCGTGGCCAAGATCCAGCGTCGACTGCACACCCGCGCCCAGTCGCGGGTGCCGCGCGCCGACGCCGAACCGGCCGACGCCGGCACCTTTTGA
- a CDS encoding M48 family metallopeptidase produces MAGNGAWGSSADAGRVTRRLQRGVAVGALVVGGACVPGTAQELEMGSQYAQQIEQQLPMVRDPEVVRYINVLGDSIARVVDDRSLTWRFNVVDQPEINAFAVPGGHIYVNRGLIERTTNMSELAGVLGHEIAHVTQRHSMKQMAAAQRANYGLSIGCILAPAFCQGLAGTGVSVLAQAGFAKFSRDDETESDRFGVKYVTRAGIDPRGMPSMFRILLRERERNPGSVEAWFASHPVEESRIRTTEEEIDRIDPVVLRSLTRDSRSFQRFKERLAALPRSPAPRR; encoded by the coding sequence ATGGCGGGAAACGGGGCGTGGGGTAGCAGCGCAGACGCCGGCAGGGTCACCAGGCGCCTGCAGCGCGGTGTGGCCGTGGGCGCCCTGGTGGTCGGGGGGGCGTGTGTTCCCGGCACGGCCCAGGAGTTGGAGATGGGCAGCCAGTATGCGCAGCAGATCGAGCAGCAGCTACCCATGGTGCGCGACCCGGAGGTCGTGCGCTACATCAACGTGCTGGGTGATTCCATCGCGCGGGTCGTGGACGATCGCAGTCTCACCTGGCGCTTCAATGTCGTCGACCAGCCCGAGATCAATGCCTTCGCGGTACCGGGGGGGCACATCTACGTGAACCGCGGGCTCATCGAGCGCACCACCAACATGTCGGAGCTTGCCGGCGTGCTGGGGCACGAGATTGCCCACGTCACACAGCGGCACAGCATGAAGCAGATGGCCGCCGCGCAGCGCGCCAACTACGGTCTCAGCATCGGGTGCATTCTGGCCCCCGCCTTCTGTCAGGGCCTCGCCGGTACGGGGGTATCGGTGCTGGCGCAGGCCGGCTTTGCCAAGTTCAGCCGGGACGATGAGACCGAGTCCGATCGTTTCGGCGTGAAGTATGTGACGCGAGCCGGCATCGATCCGCGCGGCATGCCCAGCATGTTCCGCATCCTGCTGCGCGAACGCGAGCGCAATCCTGGGTCGGTGGAGGCCTGGTTTGCCTCGCACCCCGTGGAGGAGAGCCGCATTCGCACCACCGAAGAGGAAATCGACCGGATCGACCCGGTCGTGCTGCGCTCGCTCACGCGCGATTCGCGCAGCTTCCAGCGCTTCAAGGAACGTCTGGCAGCGCTGCCCCGCTCACCGGCTCCGCGGCGCTAA
- a CDS encoding RNA methyltransferase, with protein MKLLTLARDLQRRKGRERQHRFVAEGVRTVEALLASPLTVTGLLVTDALPGQARGLALLQQAETRGVPVQVVTGDELASASDTDAPQGVLAVADIPSAASLAPNAGARYLVLDALQDPGNVGTVVRTAAALGVTATIALPGTVDFWNAKVVRSSMGALFHHPVATMEWNELAAFLAQHRVALWAADLEGDPLPEVAAGALPERLALVVSNEGAGVSPHVAAAVERRLRIPMAKTVESFNVAAAAAIVLYALGVAQPAARSS; from the coding sequence GTGAAGCTACTCACACTCGCCCGTGACCTGCAGCGTCGGAAGGGCCGCGAACGGCAGCACCGGTTCGTGGCCGAAGGCGTGCGTACGGTGGAGGCGCTGCTCGCCTCCCCGCTCACGGTAACCGGCCTGCTGGTCACCGATGCGCTGCCAGGGCAGGCACGTGGATTGGCGCTGCTGCAGCAGGCGGAAACGCGCGGGGTGCCGGTGCAGGTGGTGACGGGGGACGAGCTGGCCAGTGCCAGCGACACCGACGCGCCGCAGGGGGTGCTGGCGGTGGCCGACATCCCCTCGGCGGCCTCCCTCGCCCCAAACGCCGGCGCGCGCTACCTGGTGCTCGACGCCCTGCAGGATCCGGGCAACGTGGGCACGGTGGTGCGTACCGCTGCCGCGCTTGGGGTCACCGCGACCATCGCCCTGCCCGGCACCGTCGATTTCTGGAACGCCAAGGTCGTGCGCAGCAGCATGGGCGCGCTCTTTCATCATCCCGTGGCCACCATGGAGTGGAACGAACTGGCGGCCTTCCTTGCGCAGCACCGGGTTGCGCTCTGGGCTGCGGACCTCGAGGGGGATCCGCTTCCCGAGGTGGCGGCCGGCGCACTCCCCGAACGGCTGGCGCTGGTGGTGAGCAACGAGGGGGCGGGGGTGTCCCCTCACGTGGCGGCCGCGGTCGAACGCCGGCTGCGCATTCCCATGGCCAAAACGGTGGAATCGTTCAACGTGGCGGCCGCTGCGGCCATCGTGCTCTACGCACTCGGCGTGGCGCAGCCGGCCGCTCGGTCGTCTTGA